The genomic segment ACACCCATGCGTGCAACAAAGTGCGTGGCAGTGGCGGTGATCAGGATAAGCGGGATAGCCACCATCATAATGTCTGTGCGGGTGAACTCCGCCCCACTAAAGCCCTGGTACATGGACTCTGGCATGGAGATGTAGGAGGACAGCGGAACACCGAACAGGCGTGCGTCCAGGAAGGACTGAACATCCGTTGGACTGAAGATATAGTTCGCGGTGTTGCGGTTTTGTTCGACACTTAAACCGAGCTGCCCGGAACCGGTGCCAGTACGGTTGAAGGATCGGAGTACGTGAAACAGGCCGAGGAACACCGGCATCTGCACCAGCAGCGGCAAACATCCAGCGATGGGGTTAACGCCCATCTCTTTTTGGACTTTGCGGATTTCCTCCATCTGTTTTTGCTGGTCGTTCTTATATTTGCTGCGAATCTCAGCCATGCGCGGCTGCAGTTCACTCATTTTCCTGCTTGACCGCATTTGGTTCAGGGAAGGCTTAACCAGGAACACGCGGATGGTGAACGTCAGCAAGACGATTGAAAG from the Corynebacterium durum genome contains:
- the yidC gene encoding membrane protein insertase YidC translates to MLNFVYWPISAILWFWHKLLSYVLDPGWGITWVLSIVLLTFTIRVFLVKPSLNQMRSSRKMSELQPRMAEIRSKYKNDQQKQMEEIRKVQKEMGVNPIAGCLPLLVQMPVFLGLFHVLRSFNRTGTGSGQLGLSVEQNRNTANYIFSPTDVQSFLDARLFGVPLSSYISMPESMYQGFSGAEFTRTDIMMVAIPLILITATATHFVARMGVNRQKARLASGKQSAPANDQMQMQMDMMNRMMVWFMPLTILFTGAFWHIGLLFYMVSNNIWTFFQQRFIFNKMDAEEEAEIQAKKDAQRASAPKPGVKPNNPKKNKKRRS